One Streptomyces mobaraensis NBRC 13819 = DSM 40847 DNA segment encodes these proteins:
- a CDS encoding Gfo/Idh/MocA family oxidoreductase, protein MRDLRIALLGAGRIGSFHAATLARTDGVGDILIADADPPRAAALAARTGAKALDSPEEAFEAGVDAVVIATATASHADLITRAARAGLPAFCEKPIAVDLPGTARALAEAERAGTLLQIGFQRRFDAGYRAAREALRAGRLGRVHTIRAVTSDPAPPPAEFLPLSGGLFRDCMVHDFDTVRWLTGREVTEVYARGTDAGAPAFREHGDVDTACALLTLDDGTLVSATATRYNGAGYDVRTELCGDRDQWAVGLDARTPLTSAEPTGPGGPEHPWPGFLERFESAYRAELDAFARAVRGALDSPCPGREGLNALLIAEACELSRRENRPVAPAEPAAAAGLG, encoded by the coding sequence ATGAGAGACCTCCGCATCGCCCTCCTCGGCGCAGGCCGCATCGGCTCCTTCCACGCCGCCACCCTGGCCCGCACGGACGGCGTCGGTGACATCCTGATCGCCGACGCCGACCCGCCCCGCGCCGCCGCCCTCGCCGCGCGGACCGGCGCGAAAGCCCTCGACTCGCCAGAGGAGGCGTTCGAGGCGGGCGTCGACGCCGTCGTCATCGCCACCGCGACCGCGTCCCACGCCGACCTGATCACCCGAGCCGCCCGCGCCGGCCTCCCCGCCTTCTGCGAGAAGCCGATCGCCGTCGACCTCCCGGGCACGGCCCGGGCCCTGGCCGAGGCGGAACGGGCGGGCACCCTGCTCCAGATCGGCTTCCAGCGCCGCTTCGACGCCGGCTACCGCGCCGCCCGCGAGGCGCTGCGCGCCGGGCGCCTGGGCCGGGTGCACACCATCCGGGCCGTCACCTCCGACCCGGCGCCGCCACCGGCGGAGTTCCTCCCGCTCTCCGGCGGCCTCTTCCGCGACTGCATGGTGCACGACTTCGACACCGTCCGGTGGCTGACGGGACGGGAGGTGACCGAGGTCTACGCCCGGGGCACGGACGCGGGCGCGCCGGCCTTCCGGGAGCACGGTGACGTGGACACCGCCTGCGCGCTGCTCACCCTGGACGACGGCACGCTGGTCTCGGCCACGGCCACCCGCTACAACGGCGCGGGCTACGACGTCCGTACGGAGCTGTGCGGGGACCGCGACCAGTGGGCGGTGGGCCTGGACGCCCGGACGCCGCTCACCTCCGCCGAACCGACCGGCCCGGGAGGCCCGGAGCACCCCTGGCCCGGGTTCCTCGAACGCTTCGAGAGCGCGTACCGCGCCGAGCTGGACGCCTTCGCGCGCGCCGTGCGCGGCGCGCTGGACAGCCCGTGCCCCGGCCGTGAGGGCCTGAACGCCCTGCTGATCGCCGAGGCGTGCGAGCTGTCCCGCCGGGAGAACCGGCCGGTGGCACCGGCCGAACCGGCCGCGGCGGCCGGGCTCGGCTGA
- the iolB gene encoding 5-deoxy-glucuronate isomerase codes for MTHLPAGSAARGPYSLDVDPARAGWDRSSLRVLSLPPGGSHAFATGGSEWIVLPLAGGCTVRVLDGGTFTLRGRDSVFTAVTDFAYVPRDARVTVTAPAGGRFALAGARCEHRFPARYGPAPAVPVELRGAGGCSRQVNNFAAADVFACDRLIAVEVLTPGGNWSSYPPHKHDEDRPGEESRLEEIYYFEIAPGPGGEPGLGYQRVSPSRAGGTDVLAEVRTGDAVLIPDGWHGPSVAAPGHPMYYLNVMAGPGPREWLIRDHPDHAWIRATWPRQPADPRLPFYPAGDAR; via the coding sequence ATGACCCACCTCCCCGCCGGCAGCGCCGCCCGCGGCCCCTACTCCCTCGACGTCGATCCCGCCCGCGCCGGCTGGGACCGGTCGTCGCTGCGGGTCCTCAGCCTCCCGCCCGGCGGCAGCCACGCCTTCGCCACCGGCGGCAGCGAGTGGATCGTGCTGCCGCTGGCGGGCGGCTGCACGGTCCGCGTCCTCGACGGGGGGACGTTCACGCTCCGCGGGCGGGACAGTGTGTTCACGGCCGTCACCGACTTCGCGTACGTCCCACGGGACGCCCGCGTCACCGTCACCGCACCCGCCGGCGGGCGGTTCGCGCTCGCCGGGGCGCGGTGCGAGCACCGCTTCCCGGCCCGGTACGGGCCCGCCCCGGCCGTCCCCGTCGAACTGCGCGGCGCGGGCGGCTGTTCGCGGCAGGTCAACAACTTCGCGGCGGCGGACGTGTTCGCCTGCGACCGGCTGATCGCCGTCGAGGTCCTCACCCCGGGCGGCAACTGGTCCTCGTACCCGCCGCACAAGCACGACGAGGACCGGCCGGGGGAGGAGTCCCGGCTGGAGGAGATCTACTACTTCGAGATCGCCCCGGGCCCCGGCGGCGAACCCGGTCTCGGCTACCAGCGGGTGTCGCCCTCCCGCGCCGGGGGAACCGATGTCCTCGCGGAGGTCCGCACCGGCGACGCGGTGCTGATCCCCGACGGCTGGCACGGCCCGTCCGTCGCCGCGCCCGGCCACCCGATGTACTACCTCAACGTCATGGCGGGCCCCGGCCCCCGGGAGTGGCTGATCCGCGACCACCCCGACCACGCCTGGATCCGCGCCACCTGGCCCCGGCAGCCGGCCGACCCCCGGCTGCCGTTCTACCCGGCGGGAGACGCCCGATGA
- a CDS encoding response regulator, giving the protein MTEPIRVLVADDQPLLRASFRVLIDTTPGLTAAGEAGTGAEAVESARRLRPDVVLMDIRMPGMDGIEATRHIAGSPETAGTHVLILTTFDLDAYVYGALRAGAAGFLLKDTSPDVLLAGVRTVAAGESLLAPSVTRRLIAEFARLPHPRHAPDPSLEDLTEREREVLVLVARGLSNADISAYLHLSNGTVKTHIGRLLSKLRARDRAQLVISAYESGLVSAAPRPAGG; this is encoded by the coding sequence GTGACCGAACCGATCCGGGTACTCGTCGCCGACGACCAGCCCCTGCTCAGAGCCAGCTTCCGGGTGCTCATCGACACCACCCCCGGGCTGACCGCGGCGGGCGAGGCCGGCACCGGGGCCGAAGCCGTCGAGAGCGCCCGGCGGCTCCGCCCGGACGTGGTGCTGATGGACATCAGGATGCCCGGCATGGACGGCATCGAGGCGACCCGGCACATCGCCGGCTCCCCCGAGACCGCCGGGACGCACGTGCTCATCCTCACCACCTTCGACCTCGACGCGTACGTGTACGGCGCGCTGCGTGCCGGGGCGGCGGGTTTCCTCCTCAAGGACACCTCTCCCGACGTGTTGTTGGCGGGCGTTCGCACGGTCGCCGCCGGGGAGTCCCTGCTCGCCCCGTCGGTCACCCGCCGTCTGATCGCCGAGTTCGCGCGTCTTCCCCATCCGCGCCATGCGCCGGACCCCTCCCTGGAGGACCTGACGGAGCGCGAGCGCGAGGTCCTCGTGCTCGTGGCGCGCGGCCTCTCCAACGCCGACATCTCCGCGTACCTCCACCTCAGCAACGGCACCGTCAAGACCCACATCGGCCGGCTGCTGAGCAAGCTGCGCGCACGGGACCGCGCGCAACTGGTGATCAGCGCCTACGAGTCGGGGCTCGTCAGCGCCGCGCCTCGGCCGGCCGGGGGCTGA
- a CDS encoding CoA-acylating methylmalonate-semialdehyde dehydrogenase has product MTSETRTVGHWIGGRAVEGASGAYGPVTDPATGEVTTRVALASAEEVDAAVAAAKDAYASWGTSSLATRTSVLFAYRALLDARREELARLITAEHGKVHADALGEVARGLEIVELACGITTQLKGELSTQVSNRVDVAAIRQPLGVVAGITPFNFPAMVPMWMFPLAIACGNTFVLKPSEKDPSAALLLAELAAEAGLPEGVLNVVNGDRVAVERLLEHPDVAAVSFVGSTPIARHIHATASAHGKRVQALGGAKNHMLVLPDADLDAAADAAVSAAYGSAGERCMAVSAVVAVGDTGDALVAKIRDRAEKIKIGPGSDPTSEMGPLITAEHRDRVASYVAGAAAQGADVVLDGTGFTVEGYEKGHWIGLSLLDKVSPESDAYRDEIFGPVLCVLRAETYEEGVALINASPWGNGTAVFTRDGGAARRFQLEVQAGMVGVNVPIPVPVGYHSFGGWKDSLFGDHHIYGNDGVHFYTRGKVVTTRWPDPEDGGVDLGFPSHK; this is encoded by the coding sequence ATGACGTCGGAAACGAGGACCGTCGGCCACTGGATCGGCGGCCGGGCCGTCGAGGGCGCCTCGGGCGCGTACGGGCCGGTGACCGACCCGGCGACGGGCGAGGTGACCACCCGGGTCGCGCTGGCGTCGGCCGAGGAGGTGGACGCCGCGGTGGCGGCGGCGAAGGACGCGTACGCCTCGTGGGGGACGTCCTCGCTGGCCACCCGCACGTCCGTCCTGTTCGCCTACCGCGCGTTGCTCGACGCGCGCCGCGAGGAGCTGGCCCGGCTGATCACGGCCGAGCACGGCAAGGTGCACGCGGACGCGCTGGGCGAGGTCGCGCGCGGCCTGGAGATCGTGGAACTGGCCTGTGGCATCACGACCCAGCTCAAGGGCGAGCTGTCCACCCAGGTGTCCAACCGGGTGGACGTCGCCGCGATCCGGCAGCCGCTGGGCGTGGTCGCGGGCATCACGCCGTTCAACTTCCCGGCGATGGTGCCGATGTGGATGTTCCCGCTGGCGATCGCGTGCGGGAACACGTTCGTGCTCAAGCCGAGCGAGAAGGACCCGTCGGCGGCGCTGCTGCTGGCCGAACTGGCCGCGGAGGCGGGGCTTCCGGAGGGTGTCCTCAACGTCGTCAACGGCGACCGGGTGGCGGTGGAGCGGCTGCTGGAGCACCCCGACGTCGCCGCCGTCTCGTTCGTCGGCTCGACCCCGATCGCCCGGCACATCCACGCCACCGCCTCCGCGCACGGCAAGCGCGTCCAGGCGCTCGGCGGCGCCAAGAACCACATGCTCGTCCTGCCCGACGCCGACCTGGACGCCGCCGCCGACGCCGCGGTGTCGGCCGCGTACGGCTCGGCGGGGGAGCGCTGCATGGCGGTGTCGGCCGTGGTGGCGGTCGGCGACACGGGCGACGCGCTGGTCGCGAAGATCCGCGACCGGGCCGAGAAGATCAAGATCGGGCCGGGTTCCGACCCCACGTCCGAGATGGGCCCGCTGATCACCGCCGAGCACCGCGACCGCGTCGCCTCGTACGTGGCGGGCGCGGCGGCGCAGGGCGCGGACGTCGTCCTCGACGGCACCGGTTTCACGGTCGAGGGGTACGAGAAGGGCCACTGGATCGGCCTGTCGCTGCTCGACAAGGTGTCCCCGGAGTCGGACGCCTACCGCGACGAGATCTTCGGCCCGGTGCTGTGCGTGCTGCGCGCGGAGACGTACGAGGAGGGGGTCGCCCTGATCAACGCCTCCCCCTGGGGCAACGGCACCGCCGTCTTCACCCGCGACGGCGGGGCCGCCCGCCGCTTCCAACTGGAGGTGCAGGCGGGGATGGTCGGCGTGAACGTGCCGATCCCCGTGCCGGTGGGCTACCACTCGTTCGGCGGCTGGAAGGACTCGCTCTTCGGCGACCACCACATCTACGGGAACGACGGCGTCCACTTCTATACGCGGGGCAAGGTCGTGACGACGCGCTGGCCGGACCCGGAGGACGGCGGGGTGGATCTGGGGTTCCCGAGCCACAAGTAG
- a CDS encoding helix-turn-helix transcriptional regulator — protein sequence MRDPVQRLHLRCSAALARAADRAEDGAARAARLSAAAGHARCAGLTRRAAELEARAAALEVREVAEAREVAPEVREVALEAREMALDAREVAAVAPGPLSALTPQQLRVARHVAEGLTNREVAAVLALSHRTVDHHLRNVFAALGIRSRVQLVHALIPLSPRPAEARR from the coding sequence GTGCGCGATCCCGTACAGCGACTGCACCTGCGCTGCTCAGCCGCCCTCGCACGGGCGGCGGACCGGGCGGAGGACGGCGCCGCCCGCGCCGCCCGGCTGTCGGCCGCGGCCGGTCACGCCCGGTGCGCCGGGCTGACGCGCCGGGCGGCGGAGCTGGAGGCCCGGGCGGCCGCTCTTGAGGTTCGGGAGGTGGCTGAGGCCCGGGAGGTGGCTCCAGAGGTTCGGGAAGTTGCTCTTGAGGCCCGGGAGATGGCTCTTGACGCTCGGGAGGTGGCCGCCGTCGCCCCGGGTCCGCTGTCCGCGCTGACGCCGCAGCAGCTGCGGGTGGCGCGGCACGTCGCCGAGGGCCTCACCAACCGGGAGGTCGCCGCCGTCCTCGCCCTCAGCCACCGCACCGTCGACCACCACCTGCGGAACGTCTTCGCGGCGCTGGGCATCCGCTCACGCGTCCAGCTGGTGCACGCGCTGATCCCGCTCAGCCCCCGGCCGGCCGAGGCGCGGCGCTGA
- a CDS encoding sugar phosphate isomerase/epimerase family protein yields the protein MLDRIRVGSAPDSWGVWFADDPVQVPWRRFLDEVADAGYRWIELGPYGYLPTDPVRLRDETARRGLSVSAGTVFTALHRGPAVWDATWEHVSRVAALARDTGARHLVVIPSFWRDDRTAERLEDPELTPEQWRLLAAGMERLAREVRDAYGLEIVVHPHADTHIDTEEHVTRFLDATDPDLVRLCLDTGHYAYCGGDSVRLIETYGERIGYLHLKQVDPDVLADVVARGTAFGPAVRQGVMCEPPRGVPALGPVLAAAARLDVDLFAIVEQDMYPCAPDAPLPIARRTRAFLRSCGA from the coding sequence ATGCTCGACCGGATCCGCGTCGGTTCGGCGCCCGACTCCTGGGGCGTCTGGTTCGCCGACGATCCCGTGCAGGTGCCCTGGCGGCGCTTCCTGGACGAGGTCGCCGACGCGGGCTACCGCTGGATCGAGCTCGGCCCGTACGGCTACCTCCCCACCGACCCCGTCCGGCTGCGCGACGAGACCGCCCGGCGCGGCCTGAGCGTCTCGGCGGGGACGGTCTTCACCGCACTGCACCGCGGCCCGGCCGTCTGGGACGCGACGTGGGAGCACGTCTCCCGGGTCGCCGCCCTGGCCCGCGACACCGGCGCCCGCCACCTCGTCGTCATCCCGTCCTTCTGGCGCGACGACCGCACCGCCGAACGCCTGGAGGACCCCGAACTGACGCCCGAGCAGTGGCGCCTGCTGGCCGCCGGCATGGAGCGGCTGGCCCGCGAGGTCCGTGACGCGTACGGGCTGGAGATCGTCGTGCATCCGCACGCCGACACCCACATCGACACCGAGGAGCACGTCACCCGCTTTCTGGACGCGACCGATCCGGATCTCGTGCGGCTGTGCCTGGACACCGGGCACTACGCCTACTGCGGCGGCGACAGCGTCCGGCTCATCGAGACGTACGGGGAGCGGATCGGCTACCTCCACCTGAAGCAGGTGGATCCCGACGTGCTCGCCGACGTCGTCGCGCGGGGGACGGCGTTCGGGCCGGCGGTACGGCAGGGGGTGATGTGCGAGCCCCCTCGCGGGGTGCCCGCTCTGGGACCCGTGCTCGCCGCCGCGGCGCGGCTCGACGTCGACCTGTTCGCGATCGTCGAGCAGGACATGTATCCCTGCGCGCCGGACGCCCCTTTGCCCATCGCCCGGCGGACGCGCGCGTTCCTGCGCTCGTGCGGCGCGTAG
- a CDS encoding MerR family DNA-binding transcriptional regulator gives MTDRRLWSYKEIAAHIGVQTDTVRSYRKHGLLPSPDLTENGKPYWFADTIRLWVAERPGNRARRARRG, from the coding sequence ATGACCGACCGTCGACTCTGGTCCTACAAAGAGATCGCCGCACACATCGGGGTGCAGACCGATACGGTGCGGTCCTACCGCAAGCACGGTCTGCTGCCGTCGCCCGACCTCACCGAGAACGGGAAGCCGTACTGGTTCGCCGACACCATCCGGTTGTGGGTCGCCGAACGCCCCGGCAACCGGGCCCGGCGCGCACGCCGGGGCTGA
- the iolC gene encoding 5-dehydro-2-deoxygluconokinase — MSEPDGPQPPYAYDLIAMGRLGVDLYPLRAGVPLAEVDAFGKFLGGSAANVAVAAARLGRRTALISRTGADPFGAYLHTELRGFGVDDRWVTPVPAYPTPLTFCEIFPPDDFPLYFYRRPKAPDLEIRPEELDLAAIRAARILWVTGTGLCEEPSRSATLAALAARERRGHTVFDLDWRPLFWGGEGGASGAGGRTGAAAAGAARPHYAAALRHATVAVGNLDECEVATGEREPEAAARALLAAGAELAVVKRGPDGVLALHRDGTRAEVPPVPVEVLNGLGAGDAFGGALCHGLLAGRPLPDVLRYANAAGALVASRLACSSAMPRPEEVEALLAGRVEAVRSDGYGMVGRPRPEAVRSEAHGREARGPEAYGSGTHGSEAYGSEETRPATREDERP, encoded by the coding sequence ATGAGCGAGCCGGACGGACCGCAGCCCCCCTACGCCTACGACCTGATCGCCATGGGACGGCTCGGCGTGGACCTCTATCCGCTCCGGGCCGGCGTTCCGCTGGCGGAGGTGGACGCCTTCGGGAAGTTCCTCGGCGGCTCGGCGGCCAACGTGGCCGTCGCCGCAGCCCGGCTGGGCCGCCGCACGGCCCTGATCAGCCGTACCGGCGCCGATCCCTTCGGCGCCTACCTGCACACCGAACTCCGCGGCTTCGGCGTCGACGACCGCTGGGTGACGCCCGTCCCCGCCTATCCGACCCCCCTCACGTTCTGCGAGATCTTCCCGCCCGACGACTTCCCGCTGTACTTCTACCGCCGCCCCAAGGCGCCCGACCTGGAAATCCGGCCCGAGGAGCTGGACCTGGCGGCGATCCGCGCCGCCCGGATCCTCTGGGTCACCGGCACGGGCCTGTGCGAGGAGCCCAGCCGGTCCGCCACCCTCGCCGCGCTCGCGGCCCGCGAGCGGCGCGGCCACACCGTCTTCGACCTCGACTGGCGACCGCTGTTCTGGGGCGGCGAGGGCGGCGCCTCCGGCGCGGGTGGCCGGACGGGCGCCGCCGCGGCCGGCGCCGCGCGCCCCCACTACGCGGCGGCCCTGCGGCACGCGACCGTCGCCGTCGGCAACCTCGACGAGTGCGAGGTCGCCACCGGCGAGCGCGAACCCGAGGCCGCCGCGCGGGCGCTGCTCGCCGCGGGCGCCGAACTCGCCGTCGTGAAGCGGGGACCCGACGGCGTCCTCGCCCTGCACCGCGACGGCACCCGCGCGGAGGTGCCGCCCGTCCCGGTCGAGGTCCTCAACGGCCTCGGCGCCGGCGACGCGTTCGGCGGCGCCCTCTGCCACGGCCTCCTCGCCGGCCGCCCCCTGCCGGACGTCCTCCGCTACGCCAACGCCGCCGGCGCCCTCGTCGCCTCCCGGCTCGCCTGCTCGTCGGCGATGCCGCGGCCGGAGGAGGTGGAGGCGCTGCTGGCGGGCCGCGTCGAGGCGGTTCGGTCTGACGGCTACGGGATGGTGGGGCGGCCTCGGCCCGAGGCGGTCCGTTCCGAGGCGCACGGGCGCGAGGCGCGGGGTCCCGAGGCGTACGGGTCCGGGACGCACGGGTCCGAGGCGTACGGGTCCGAAGAGACCCGGCCCGCCACGCGAGAGGACGAACGGCCGTGA
- a CDS encoding esterase/lipase family protein, with protein sequence MKRRIVGTFVAAATATATAAASLVAGGTATAAQPAAHRAPVVFVHGYLGSDPIWAPAKAAFLANGYRSDELFGFVYDYNTSNETSARGLAAFVEKVKKDTGAPKVDIVNHSMGGMVSMWYVKELGGSSSVGHVASLAGAHHGTDVAALCTVMSPSCEEMKPGSAFLKRLASGDETPGDTRYRTWYSPCDGVISPFFSTRLSGAENTLVPCVNHVAFLTDGGVLSQVAAFTKGE encoded by the coding sequence ATGAAGCGCAGGATCGTCGGCACGTTCGTCGCGGCGGCCACCGCGACGGCCACCGCGGCCGCTTCCCTCGTGGCCGGGGGCACGGCCACGGCCGCCCAGCCGGCCGCGCACCGGGCGCCGGTCGTCTTCGTCCACGGCTACCTGGGGTCGGATCCCATCTGGGCGCCGGCGAAGGCCGCGTTCCTCGCCAACGGCTACCGGAGTGACGAGCTCTTCGGCTTCGTCTACGACTACAACACGTCCAACGAGACCAGCGCCCGCGGCCTGGCCGCCTTCGTCGAGAAGGTGAAGAAGGACACCGGGGCGCCGAAGGTCGACATCGTGAACCACTCCATGGGCGGCATGGTCTCCATGTGGTACGTCAAGGAGCTCGGCGGCTCGTCGAGCGTCGGCCACGTCGCCTCGCTCGCCGGCGCCCACCACGGCACGGACGTCGCGGCGCTGTGCACCGTCATGTCGCCGTCCTGCGAGGAGATGAAACCGGGTTCGGCCTTCCTCAAGAGACTGGCCTCCGGCGACGAGACGCCCGGCGACACCCGGTACCGGACCTGGTACTCGCCGTGTGACGGCGTCATCAGCCCGTTCTTCAGCACCCGGCTGAGCGGCGCGGAGAACACACTGGTCCCCTGCGTCAACCACGTCGCGTTCCTCACGGACGGCGGCGTGCTGTCCCAGGTGGCCGCCTTCACGAAGGGGGAGTGA
- the iolD gene encoding 3D-(3,5/4)-trihydroxycyclohexane-1,2-dione acylhydrolase (decyclizing), with the protein MKTSGTRRLTVAQALVEFLAHQYTERDGERRRLIAACWGIFGHGNVAGVGQALLETGRDRMPFHQGRNEQAMVHAAVGHARTADRLSTHAVTTSIGPGATNLVTGAALATVNHLPVLLLPGDTFATRPADPVLQQLEHPGAGDVSVNDCLRPVSRWFDRITRPEALVPAALQAMRVLADPVETGAVTLALPQDVQAEAHDWPEEFFADRVWHVRRPAPDPAAVAEAADVIRSARRPLLVCGGGVRHSGAEAALRALSETTGIPMAFTQSGKGAVHHETPTDVGGIGHTGTAVADALGRTADVVVGVGTRYTDFTTASSTLFAAPGVRFVNLNLSSADAHKLAGLAVTADARAGLEALAGELEGYRVPDEYAREYAEGRAAWDREVERAFAPPPDPSARPTQAQVLGALDRLADGTDVLVNAAGSLPGDLHRLWRPRGGDYHVEYGYSCMGYEIPAAIGVRLAGRGPVWALVGDGTYLMMPTELVTAVQEGLDIKVVILQNHGYASIGGLSRAVGAEGFGTAYRELAPDGTYTGDPLPVDLAANAASLGLDVLRVRTAGELDEALAAARAATRPTCVHVETATPDSVPGAPPAQAWWDVPVARTATRPAAVRALEEYERGAAGRRRHL; encoded by the coding sequence ATGAAGACTTCAGGGACCCGACGGCTGACCGTCGCCCAAGCCCTCGTGGAGTTCCTGGCCCACCAGTACACCGAACGGGACGGCGAGCGCCGCCGCCTGATCGCCGCCTGCTGGGGCATCTTCGGGCACGGCAACGTCGCCGGCGTCGGGCAGGCGCTGCTGGAGACCGGCCGCGACCGGATGCCGTTCCACCAGGGGCGCAACGAACAGGCGATGGTCCACGCGGCCGTCGGCCACGCCCGGACCGCGGACCGGCTGTCCACGCACGCCGTCACCACCTCCATCGGCCCGGGTGCCACCAACCTCGTCACCGGCGCCGCCCTCGCCACCGTCAACCACCTGCCCGTGCTCCTGCTCCCGGGCGACACGTTCGCGACCCGGCCCGCCGACCCCGTCCTCCAGCAGCTCGAACACCCGGGCGCCGGGGACGTGTCCGTCAACGACTGCCTGCGGCCGGTGTCGCGGTGGTTCGACCGGATCACCCGGCCCGAGGCGCTCGTTCCGGCCGCGCTCCAGGCGATGCGGGTGCTCGCGGACCCGGTGGAGACGGGCGCGGTGACCCTCGCCCTGCCGCAGGACGTGCAGGCGGAGGCGCACGACTGGCCCGAGGAGTTCTTCGCCGACCGGGTCTGGCACGTCCGCCGGCCGGCCCCTGACCCGGCGGCCGTCGCGGAGGCGGCGGACGTCATCCGGTCGGCCCGGCGACCGCTGCTGGTCTGCGGCGGCGGGGTCCGGCACAGCGGCGCCGAGGCGGCGCTGCGCGCGCTCTCCGAGACCACCGGCATCCCGATGGCCTTCACCCAGTCCGGCAAGGGAGCCGTGCACCACGAGACGCCCACCGACGTCGGCGGCATCGGGCACACCGGTACGGCCGTCGCCGACGCGCTGGGCCGGACGGCGGACGTGGTCGTCGGCGTCGGCACCCGCTACACGGACTTCACCACCGCCTCGTCCACCCTCTTCGCCGCCCCCGGCGTCCGCTTCGTCAACCTCAACCTCTCGTCCGCCGACGCCCACAAGCTCGCCGGCCTCGCCGTGACGGCCGACGCGCGGGCGGGGCTGGAGGCACTGGCGGGGGAGCTGGAGGGGTACCGGGTGCCGGACGAGTACGCGCGGGAGTACGCCGAGGGGCGCGCGGCGTGGGACCGGGAGGTGGAACGGGCCTTCGCGCCGCCCCCGGACCCGTCCGCCCGCCCGACCCAGGCCCAGGTCCTCGGCGCGCTCGACCGCCTCGCCGACGGGACGGACGTGCTGGTCAACGCGGCCGGCTCGCTCCCCGGCGACCTGCACAGGCTGTGGCGCCCGCGCGGCGGCGACTACCACGTCGAGTACGGCTACTCCTGCATGGGCTACGAGATCCCGGCCGCGATCGGCGTCCGGCTGGCGGGCCGCGGCCCGGTGTGGGCGCTGGTGGGCGACGGCACGTACCTGATGATGCCGACGGAGCTGGTGACGGCGGTGCAGGAGGGGCTGGACATCAAGGTGGTGATCCTCCAGAACCACGGCTACGCGTCGATCGGCGGTCTCTCGCGGGCGGTGGGGGCCGAGGGATTCGGCACGGCGTACCGGGAGTTGGCGCCCGACGGCACGTACACCGGCGACCCGCTGCCGGTCGACCTCGCCGCCAACGCCGCCTCCCTCGGGCTCGACGTCCTCCGCGTCCGCACCGCCGGGGAGCTGGACGAGGCGCTGGCGGCGGCGCGGGCGGCGACGCGGCCCACATGTGTCCACGTGGAGACCGCGACGCCCGACAGTGTGCCGGGCGCGCCGCCCGCCCAGGCGTGGTGGGATGTGCCCGTCGCCCGCACCGCGACCCGCCCGGCCGCCGTGCGGGCCCTGGAGGAGTACGAGCGGGGGGCCGCGGGGCGCCGCCGCCATCTGTGA